The segment CCTTTTTATCAAATAAGTGGTGTAAGTCTGCCTCTACTGTATATCTAAAACGTTGAAATAAATTCATATTCATTCTCTCCTTTTATTTTGTTAAGTTTGACCATTCTTTTTCAAAGTTTGTAAATGGGTCTTCTTCTTTTTTACCTTCAAGTGTAGGAATGTTTACATCTTCGCCATTCCATTTTTTATAGACAACATAAACAATAGCAATAGCCGCAAGACCAATCATTGCTGGGATGTTTGAGATTGCTGATAGCACACCGATTAGACCAACTGTAAACC is part of the Lysinibacillus sp. FSL K6-0232 genome and harbors:
- a CDS encoding lmo0954 family membrane protein, which translates into the protein MKKFLLLTGGIIAACVALALIGPLAGLLFSGLFVALGMHFYIASKSTFGKIFWFTVGLIGVLSAISNIPAMIGLAAIAIVYVVYKKWNGEDVNIPTLEGKKEEDPFTNFEKEWSNLTK